A window of the Henckelia pumila isolate YLH828 chromosome 3, ASM3356847v2, whole genome shotgun sequence genome harbors these coding sequences:
- the LOC140891634 gene encoding probable indole-3-pyruvate monooxygenase YUCCA10: MAEPDVRASAVIVIGGGTSGIATAACLSNLSVPYILLEREDCFASIWKKYAYDRLHLHLAKQFSELPLLPIPASYPTYISRTQFVHYLNDYVSHFGIHPILRQAAEAAEYDEVAGKWNVQARDRSNHEVKDYSSRFLVVATGESCDPFWPEIEGLQSFDGEILHSTQYKNGESFKDKSVLVVGSGNSGMEISLDLANYGAKTSIVVRSPIHILSKWMMRMVGPLMFKYLSLDWIDYMMVIMSKIVYGDLSKYGIQRPKEGPFATKIKYGKYPIIDVGTYRKIKSREIQVLPGVKRVGGKSTVIFENGKEYAFDAIVFATGFKRSTKEWLKGDFNLLSDDGFAKNWKGANGLYCCGLRRNGIYGAGLDAQNIARDIKSLMEEK; the protein is encoded by the exons ATGGCGGAGCCAGATGTGAGAGCGTCGGCGGTGATCGTAATCGGTGGCGGAACCTCCGGTATAGCAACGGCGGCGTGTTTAAGTAACCTGTCGGTCCCATACATACTCCTGGAGAGAGAAGACTGCTTCGCATCGATCTGGAAGAAATATGCATACGATCGGCTTCACCTTCACCTGGCCAAACAGTTCTCCGAGCTCCCCTTGCTGCCCATCCCTGCATCTTACCCCACCTACATATCCAGAACCCAGTTCGTGCACTACTTAAACGACTACGTTTCGCATTTCGGGATCCACCCCATTCTCCGGCAGGCGGCGGAGGCGGCGGAGTACGATGAAGTCGCCGGAAAATGGAACGTCCAGGCCCGAGATCGTTCCAACCATGAAGTGAAGGATTACAGTTCGAGGTTTCTTGTCGTGGCCACCGGCGAATCCTGCGACCCTTTCTGGCCTGAGATCGAAGGTTTGCAGAGCTTTGATGGTGAGATTTTGCATTCCACGCAGTATAAAAATGGCGAGAGTTTCAAGGATAAAAGTGTTTTGGTTGTCGGGAGTGGAAACTCTGGCATGGAGATTTCCTTGGATCTTGCTAATTATGGTGCCAAAACCTCCATCGTTGTCCGAAGCCCG ATTCATATACTGTCGAAATGGATGATGCGTATGGTGGGGCCATTAATGTTTAAGTATTTGAGCTTGGATTGGATCGACTATATGATGGTTATTATGAGCAAAATTGTGTATGGAGACTTGTCTAAGTATGGGATTCAAAGACCAAAAGAAGGGCCTTTTGCGACCAAGATCAAGTATGGAAAATACCCCATCATCGACGTCGGAACATATCGGAAAATCAAATCTCGGGAGATTCAG GTCTTGCCCGGAGTAAAGAGAGTTGGAGGCAAAAGTACTGTGATATTTGAGAATGGAAAAGAATATGCATTCGATGCAATCGTGTTCGCCACTGGCTTCAAAAGATCAACTAAAGAATGGCTCAAg GGAGATTTTAATCTTTTGAGTGATGATGGATTTGCAAAGAATTGGAAAGGTGCGAACGGGTTATATTGCTGTGGTCTGAGGAGGAACGGGATATATGGAGCTGGCTTGGATGCCCAAAACATAGCTCGCGACATTAAGAGTTTGATGGAAGAAAAATAG
- the LOC140888808 gene encoding bifunctional 3-dehydroquinate dehydratase/shikimate dehydrogenase, chloroplastic-like, with protein MGGLKSDLLVCASLECESIEEMRDSMELAMKEGADIVELCINSSLSNVSQISHFQNLFQSRILPSIVSLARPNSFAGPFGRMCDETRLQIIEWAMKLGVEFIEIDLEGCTPEFMSELKNKTSNTQIIVSSYVSSDFCTREKLSNIVIGMQSTGADVVKLIIHLDSIANVAPIFHLLTHCQVPLIARTMGESGLISQLLGPKYGAFMVFGSLGDKNVPGLPSLASIKQVYKLEYMNVDTKIFGVVSNPVSHSKGPLLHNPAFRHTGYNGIYVPLLVDDLQEFFSVYSSTDFAGFSVGIPHKEAAVRCCDQVHPLALSIGAVNTIVRSSVDGKLVGYNTDCEACITAIEDAYGENSVKREQGSYISPLAGKLFVLVGAGGAGRAIAFGARSRGARVVIFNRNFERAKALAMAVSGEAMPYECLNNFRPEKGMILANASAVGMEPDIDQTPVSKVALKSYELVFDAVYTPRNTRLLQEAAEVGATVVSGVEMFIRQALGQFKLFTNGLAPEEFMRKTVLEQF; from the exons ATGGGTGGTTTAAAAAGTGATTTATTAGTCTGCGCGTCATTAGAATGCGAGAGCATTGAAGAAATGAGGGATTCGATGGAGTTAGCCATGAAAGAAGGAGCAGACATAGTGGAACTTTGCATCAATTCCAGCTTGTCTAATGTCTCCCAAATCTCTCACTTTCAAAACCTCTTCCAATCCAGAATCTTACCCTCTATTGTCTCCCTCGCCAG GCCCAATTCCTTTGCAGGTCCATTTGGAAGAATGTGTGATGAAACTAGGCTACAGATTATCGAATGGGCCATGAAATTGGGCGTTGAATTCATCGAAATTGATCTTGAG GGGTGCACTCCGGAATTCATGAGTGAACTCAAGAACAAGACATCAAACACTCAGATTATCGTTTCCAGTTATGTATCCTCTGATTTCTGCACCAGAGAAAAGCTGAGTAATATTGTAATTGGTATGCAATCCACTGGAGCTGATGTTGTTAAACTCATCATCCACCTCGACTCCATTGCAAATGTAGCACCAATCTTCCACTTGCTAACTCATTGTCAG GTACCATTGATTGCAAGAACTATGGGAGAAAGTGGTTTGATCAGCCAATTATTGGGGCCAAAATATGGTGCATTTATGGTCTTTGGATCTTTGGGAGACAAAAATGTGCCTGGATTGCCATCTTTAGCTAGCATCAAACAAGTTTACAAGCTAGAGTATATGAATGTAGATACAAAAATTTTCGGTGTGGTTTCGAATCCTGTAAGCCATAGCAAAGGGCCTCTTCTTCATAATCCAGCATTTCGACACACTGGATATAATGGGATTTACGTGCCACTCTTGGTCGACGATCTCCAAGAATTCTTTAGTGTCTATTCCAGCACTGACTTTGCTGGTTTCAG TGTTGGAATACCACACAAAGAAGCTGCTGTAAGGTGCTGCGACCAAGTTCATCCACTTGCTTTG TCAATAGGTGCAGTAAACACCATAGTCAGAAGCTCTGTGGATGGGAAACTTGTTGGCTACAACACAGATTGTGAAGCCTGCATAACAGCTATAGAAGATGCATATGGAG AAAATAGTGTTAAAAGGGAACAAGGGTCGTATATTTCGCCCCTCGCTGGAAAATTGTTTGTCTTGGTTGGAGCAGGAGGTGCTGGTAGAGCTATAGCGTTTGGTGCCAGGAGCCGAGGGGCTCGAGTGGTCATATTCAACCGAAATTTCg AGAGAGCCAAGGCCCTTGCAATGGCAGTGTCTGGTGAAGCCATGCCGTATGAATGCTTAAACAATTTTCGGCCTGAAAAAGGGATGATTCTGGCAAATGCTTCTGCGGTGGGTATGGAACCAGATATAGATCAGACTCCTGTTTCCAAG GTGGCCTTGAAATCGTACGAGTTGGTATTTGATGCTGTTTATACACCTCGAAACACTCGACTACTACAAGAAGCTGCCGAGGTAGGAGCCACGGTTGTGAGCGGTGTTGAGATGTTTATCAGACAAGCTCTTGGGCAGTTTAAGTTGTTCACCAATGGATTAG CTCCAGAGGAGTTCATGCGCAAGACTGTACTAGAGCAATTCTGA
- the LOC140892746 gene encoding probable indole-3-pyruvate monooxygenase YUCCA10 produces MASAAEAEHEVKETAVIIVGGGPSGLATAACLSNLSIPYILIEREDCVASIWKKYAYDRVHLHLAKPFCQLPLLPIPSSYPTYLSREEFVHYLNDYVSHFGIKPIFRQAVEAAEYDEVAGKWNVKARSYHHEAIKEYSSRFLVVATGESCDPFWPEMEGLQSFNGKVLHSTQYKNGEKFEGKSVLVVGSGNSGMEISLDLANSAAKTSIVVRSPIHVLSRSMINMGLVLLKYLSLDWVDSLLVIMSKIVYGDLYKYGIQRPIEGPFAMKDKYGKYPVIDVGTYQKIKSQEIQVLPRIKRITGTNVLFEDGKEYVFDAIILATGFKRSTKWLKGDEYLLDDDGLPKPNYPNHWKGLNGLYCSGLVRKGLYGAAMDAQNIAHDINTMLYKT; encoded by the exons ATGGCGTCGGCGGCGGAGGCGGAGCACGAGGTCAAAGAAACGGCGGTGATAATAGTCGGCGGCGGCCCTTCAGGCCTAGCAACGGCGGCGTGTCTGAGCAATCTCTCGATCCCATACATACTTATCGAGAGAGAAGATTGCGTGGCATCGATCTGGAAGAAATACGCCTACGACCGAGTCCACCTGCACCTGGCAAAGCCATTCTGCCAGCTTCCCCTGCTTCCCATCCCTTCATCTTACCCCACTTATCTTTCCAGAGAAGAGTTCGTGCACTACTTAAACGACTACGTTTCGCATTTCGGGATCAAACCCATCTTCCGCCAGGCGGTGGAAGCGGCGGAGTACGATGAAGTTGCCGGAAAATGGAACGTTAAGGCGAGATCATATCATCATGAGGCCATAAAGGAGTACAGTTCTAGGTTTCTGGTCGTGGCCACCGGTGAATCCTGCGACCCTTTCTGGCCTGAGATGGAGGGTTTGCAGAGCTTTAATGGCAAGGTTTTGCATTCGACGCAGTATAAAAATGGGGAGAAGTTTGAGGGTAAGAGTGTTTTGGTGGTGGGGAGTGGCAACTCCGGCATGGAGATTTCCTTGGATCTTGCTAACTCTGCCGCCAAAACCTCCATTGTTGTCCGAAGCCCG ATTCATGTATTATCAAGAAGTATGATTAATATGGGATTAGTATTATTAAAGTACTTGAGTTTGGATTGGGTTGACTCTCTCTTGGTTATTATGAGCAAAATTGTGTATGGAGATTTGTACAAGTATGGGATCCAGAGACCCATAGAGGGGCCTTTTGCTATGAAGGATAAGTATGGAAAATATCCAGTTATCGATGTTGGAACCTATCAAAAAATCAAGTCCCAAGAAATCCAG GTATTGCCGCGAATAAAGAGAATTACAGGTACAAATGTGCTATTTGAGGATGGAAAAGAATATGTTTTCGATGCAATTATATTAGCCACTGGCTTCAAAAGATCCACGAAGTGGCTCAAG GGAGATGAATACCTTTTAGATGATGATGGGCTTCCAAAGCCCAATTACCCGAATCACTGGAAAGGTTTGAATGGGCTGTATTGCTCTGGGCTGGTTCGGAAAGGACTGTACGGAGCCGCCATGGATGCCCAAAACATAGCCCACGACATCAACACTATGCTATATAAGACTTAA